A stretch of the Orcinus orca chromosome 1, mOrcOrc1.1, whole genome shotgun sequence genome encodes the following:
- the LOC101287494 gene encoding LOW QUALITY PROTEIN: interferon-induced protein 44 (The sequence of the model RefSeq protein was modified relative to this genomic sequence to represent the inferred CDS: inserted 1 base in 1 codon; substituted 1 base at 1 genomic stop codon), with translation MASPGPAPAACAAGYSSTRLLQYMAARSTQQPAAFPNTPPQVVLCQHDSSETPLSEQLSPAPQRNLQCPNCGGSINQREQLKPRPTLKNRLKENLLSAIRTSEPYGGLVHQIRILLLGPIGAGKSSFFNSVKSVFRGRVTNQALVGSKTTGVSENYRTYFIKDGKDGNTRPFILCDSMGLSEKEEGLCMDDIPYILEGXIPDRYQLEAVHRELGFXSSDIFVVSNYTSEWELEPVMDVLNLSALRQMLWAADDFLEDLPLEETSRGF, from the exons ATGGCTTCTCCAGGTCCAGCTCCTGCAGCATGCGCAGCTGGCTATTCCAGTACCAGGCTCCTGCAGTACATGGCAGCCAGAAGCACCCAGCAGCCTGCGGCGTTCCCCAATACCCCACCTCAGGTAGTTTTGTGCCAGCATGACTCCAGTGAGACACCGCTGTCTGAGCaactttccccagcaccccagagA AACCTTCAGTGTCCCAACTGTGGCGGTTCCATAAATCAGAGAGAGCAGTTGAAGCCTCGTCCAACTCTGAAAAACAG GCTCAAGGAGAACTTATTGTCTGCTATAAGAACTTCCGAACCATATGGAGGCCTGGTTCACCAAATACGAATTCTGCTTTTGGGTCCAATTGGAGCCGGGAAGTCTAGCTTTTTCAACTCAGTGAAGTCTGTTTTCCGAGGCCGTGTAACAAACCAGGCCTTGGTGGGGTCTAAGACAACTGGGGTATCTGAAAAC tACAGAACATATTTCATTAAGGATGGGAAGGATGGCAACACCCGGCCATTTATTCTGTGTGACTCAATGGGGCTGAGTGAGAAAGAAGAAGGGCTGTGCATGGATGACATACCCTATATCTTAGAAGGCTGAATTCCTGACAGATACCAG CTAGAGGCAGTTCACAGAGAACTTGGAT GTTCTTCTGACATCTTTGTGGTTAGTAATTATACGTCAGAGTGGGAGCTGGAGCCTGTCATGGACGTTCTGAACCTCTCTGCATTGAGACAGATGCTGTGGGCTGCAGATGACTTCTTAGAGGATTTGCCTCTTGAGGAAACAAGTAGAGGTTTTTGA